One window from the genome of Clostridia bacterium encodes:
- a CDS encoding bifunctional 2-keto-4-hydroxyglutarate aldolase/2-keto-3-deoxy-6-phosphogluconate aldolase, with product MIKKLQTLQRIIDVGVVAVVRAENTEVAEKIARACLEGGIPAIEITFTVPQADKVIAALREQFSPEELILGAGTVLDSETARIAILAGAEFIVGPNFDPAAAKLCNRYQIPYMAGCMTPTEALAALEAGADIIKIFPGNLFGPKIVKAFKGPLPQAPLMPTGGVSLDNVREWITSGCVAVGVGSELTAGAKTGNFALVTETAKQFVAKVREARNF from the coding sequence TTGATTAAGAAACTGCAGACCCTGCAAAGAATTATTGATGTGGGTGTAGTGGCAGTAGTGAGGGCGGAAAACACGGAAGTGGCGGAGAAGATTGCCAGGGCATGTCTTGAGGGCGGCATCCCGGCTATCGAGATCACTTTTACGGTGCCCCAGGCCGACAAGGTCATTGCCGCCCTGCGGGAACAGTTTTCCCCGGAGGAATTGATCCTGGGCGCCGGCACGGTACTGGACAGCGAGACGGCGCGGATTGCCATCTTGGCCGGAGCGGAGTTCATCGTGGGCCCGAATTTTGATCCGGCCGCCGCTAAACTGTGCAACCGGTACCAGATACCTTATATGGCGGGCTGCATGACGCCCACGGAGGCGCTGGCTGCCTTGGAAGCCGGGGCGGACATTATTAAGATTTTCCCGGGGAACCTATTCGGGCCGAAAATCGTGAAAGCTTTCAAAGGTCCCTTGCCTCAGGCGCCCTTGATGCCGACGGGCGGGGTGAGCTTGGACAACGTCCGGGAATGGATTACCAGCGGTTGTGTAGCGGTAGGAGTGGGCAGTGAGCTCACTGCCGGAGCGAAAACCGGGAATTTCGCCCTGGTCACGGAAACGGCCAAGCAATTTGTCGCCAAGGTAAGAGAAGCGAGAAATTTTTAG